From a region of the Streptacidiphilus albus JL83 genome:
- a CDS encoding STAS domain-containing protein has product MNTTEPLTITVQHSAPGRVVLTLSGPCDFETVDDLRRAADGALARVPAPQCLTLDFTAVDACDSSGLSAMIWIKRCTDTDGVQLHLVGLNQHQRQVMVITGLDGYLADALTGPCQDHGEETAAATAT; this is encoded by the coding sequence ATGAACACCACCGAACCGTTGACGATCACCGTCCAGCACAGTGCCCCGGGACGCGTCGTGCTGACCCTCAGCGGACCGTGTGACTTCGAGACCGTCGACGACCTGCGCCGTGCCGCCGACGGAGCCCTGGCCCGCGTGCCCGCACCGCAGTGCCTCACGCTGGACTTCACCGCCGTGGACGCCTGCGACTCCTCCGGCCTGTCCGCCATGATCTGGATCAAGCGCTGCACCGACACCGACGGCGTCCAGCTCCACCTGGTCGGCCTGAACCAGCACCAGCGCCAGGTCATGGTCATCACCGGCCTGGACGGCTACCTCGCCGACGCCCTCACCGGTCCCTGCCAGGACCACGGTGAGGAGACCGCAGCAGCCACCGCTACCTGA
- a CDS encoding catalase — MTDIPATTTDSGAPVESDEHSLTAGPDGPILLQDGYLIEQMAQFNRERIPERQPHAKGSGAFGHFEVTGDVSAHTKAAVFQPGTRTEVLARFSTVAGERGSPDTWRDPRGFALKFYTSQGNYDMVGNNTPVFFVKDPMKFQHFIRSQKRRADNNLRDHDMQWDFWTLSPESAHQVTWLMGDRGIPRTWRHMNGYTSHTYMWINEQGRRCWVKYHFKTDQGVEFFTQDEADQMAAVDTDYHTRDLFEHIRDGQYPSWTLHVQVMPEEDAATYRFNPFDLTKVWPHDDYPLIEVGRLTLDRNPTDHHTEIEQAAFQPNNFVPGIGPSPDRMLLARLFSYADAHRHRIGTNYQQLSVNAPTVPVHSYSKDGAMAFRKTTDPVYAPNSKGGPAADTARFGTPPSWQVSGEITRTAYVDHAEDDDWGQAGTMVREVLDDDARARLVDNVVGHLLNGVTEPVLQRAFEYWTNIDPDIGHRIRAGVQAKADEKDPKAEKQANPARSSMQHKA; from the coding sequence ATGACCGACATCCCGGCGACCACTACCGACTCGGGCGCACCGGTCGAGAGCGATGAGCACTCGCTGACGGCCGGGCCCGACGGCCCGATCCTGCTGCAGGACGGCTACCTGATCGAGCAGATGGCCCAGTTCAACCGGGAACGGATCCCGGAGCGCCAGCCCCACGCCAAGGGCAGTGGTGCGTTCGGCCACTTCGAGGTGACGGGCGACGTGAGCGCCCACACCAAGGCGGCCGTCTTCCAGCCGGGCACCCGCACGGAGGTGCTGGCCCGGTTCTCGACGGTGGCGGGGGAACGCGGCAGCCCGGACACCTGGCGCGACCCGCGCGGGTTCGCGCTGAAGTTCTACACCTCGCAGGGCAACTACGACATGGTCGGCAACAACACCCCGGTGTTCTTCGTGAAGGACCCGATGAAGTTCCAGCACTTCATCCGCTCCCAGAAGCGCCGCGCCGACAACAACCTGCGCGACCACGACATGCAGTGGGACTTCTGGACCCTCTCCCCGGAGAGCGCCCACCAGGTGACCTGGCTCATGGGCGACCGCGGCATCCCGCGCACCTGGCGGCACATGAACGGCTACACCTCGCACACCTACATGTGGATCAATGAGCAGGGGCGACGCTGCTGGGTGAAGTACCACTTCAAGACCGACCAGGGCGTCGAGTTCTTCACCCAGGACGAGGCCGACCAGATGGCGGCGGTCGACACCGACTACCACACCCGGGACCTGTTCGAGCACATCCGCGACGGACAGTACCCCAGCTGGACGCTGCACGTGCAGGTCATGCCGGAGGAGGACGCCGCGACCTACCGGTTCAACCCGTTCGACCTGACGAAGGTCTGGCCGCACGACGACTACCCGCTGATCGAGGTCGGCCGGCTGACACTGGACCGCAATCCCACCGATCACCACACCGAGATCGAGCAGGCGGCGTTCCAGCCCAACAACTTCGTGCCCGGCATCGGTCCCAGCCCCGACCGCATGCTGCTGGCACGGCTGTTCTCCTACGCCGACGCCCACCGCCACCGCATCGGCACCAACTACCAGCAGCTGAGCGTGAACGCGCCGACGGTCCCGGTGCACAGCTATTCCAAGGACGGGGCGATGGCCTTCCGGAAGACCACCGATCCGGTGTACGCGCCCAACTCCAAGGGCGGACCGGCCGCCGACACCGCCCGCTTCGGCACCCCGCCGAGCTGGCAGGTGAGCGGTGAGATCACCCGCACGGCCTACGTGGACCACGCCGAGGACGACGACTGGGGCCAGGCCGGAACGATGGTCAGGGAGGTCCTCGACGATGACGCGCGGGCCCGGCTGGTCGACAACGTGGTCGGCCACCTGCTCAACGGCGTCACCGAACCGGTCCTGCAGCGCGCCTTCGAGTACTGGACGAACATCGACCCGGACATCGGCCACCGCATCCGCGCGGGCGTGCAGGCCAAGGCGGACGAGAAGGACCCCAAGGCCGAGAAGCAGGCCAACCCGGCCCGCAGCTCCATGCAGCACAAGGCGTAG
- a CDS encoding DUF5133 domain-containing protein has protein sequence MPLINLPLLERLVADLDALPDQPESESRREDLYYTLCVSTGVREPDRALARARCLLASRREHSLATAA, from the coding sequence ATGCCATTGATCAATCTTCCGCTGCTCGAACGCCTCGTCGCCGACCTCGACGCGTTGCCGGACCAGCCCGAATCCGAATCGCGGCGCGAAGACCTGTACTACACGCTGTGCGTCTCCACCGGAGTCCGCGAACCGGACCGCGCCCTGGCCCGGGCCCGCTGCCTGCTGGCCTCCCGCCGCGAACACTCCCTGGCGACCGCCGCCTGA
- a CDS encoding DapH/DapD/GlmU-related protein, whose protein sequence is MRIHSAEFQAMAERVLRVTELTSRLNVLPFEDEAGKAELFEQILGKQLPPRVTIHPPFYTDHGLHLDLAGHPVDPEERRLYLTGAPIDVAENVWIGAGATILPGVSIGRDAVIAAGAVVADDVPPASLVTGGKATVHRRW, encoded by the coding sequence ATGCGCATCCACAGCGCCGAGTTCCAAGCCATGGCCGAGCGGGTCCTGCGGGTCACCGAGCTCACCTCCCGCCTGAACGTCCTGCCCTTCGAGGACGAAGCGGGCAAGGCGGAACTGTTCGAGCAGATCCTCGGCAAGCAACTGCCGCCGAGGGTCACGATCCATCCGCCCTTCTACACGGACCACGGCCTCCACCTCGACCTGGCCGGCCACCCGGTCGATCCCGAGGAGCGGCGGCTGTACCTCACCGGCGCACCCATCGACGTCGCGGAGAACGTGTGGATCGGCGCCGGTGCCACCATCCTGCCCGGCGTCAGCATCGGCCGTGACGCCGTCATCGCCGCCGGCGCGGTCGTGGCTGACGACGTTCCGCCGGCAAGCCTGGTGACCGGCGGCAAGGCAACCGTGCACCGCCGGTGGTGA
- a CDS encoding YdcF family protein, giving the protein MGQGLVAGGFALACAVGALWVGQPFRRSVLTALSAASLGSAVVSRLAVPHGSLWTAAAVALAGPAVIGALALAALLVADGLLLIRSQGTAPPQLAALAAGTGLAALTASSILTVCCSGSHTLAEVCLVLDATAAYLSLLFVLFLGHAVLSGRLQPRRSADYVVVLGAGLVDGEVSPLLAGRLERALTVYRALLARGSRPTLITSGGRGPDEERSESEAMAAYLSARGVPADRIRREDRSRNTEENLANSGDIMRRADPDYHCTVITSDFHAFRTGLLMRRLGVRGRAAGAWTAPSYWLAAALREFVAVLWYDRAVFLSLSALLALPVLAALLRW; this is encoded by the coding sequence ATGGGCCAGGGTCTGGTCGCCGGGGGCTTTGCCCTGGCGTGCGCGGTGGGCGCCCTGTGGGTCGGGCAGCCGTTCCGCCGGTCGGTGCTGACGGCGCTGTCGGCGGCTTCACTCGGGTCGGCGGTGGTGTCCCGGCTTGCGGTGCCGCACGGTTCCCTGTGGACCGCCGCAGCCGTCGCCCTGGCGGGTCCGGCGGTCATCGGAGCGCTTGCGCTTGCGGCACTTCTGGTCGCGGACGGTCTGCTGCTGATCCGGTCGCAGGGCACCGCGCCGCCCCAGTTGGCGGCTCTCGCGGCCGGCACCGGTCTGGCGGCCCTCACCGCGTCGAGCATCCTGACCGTCTGCTGCTCCGGCAGTCACACGCTCGCTGAGGTCTGCCTCGTGCTGGATGCGACGGCCGCCTATCTGTCCCTGCTCTTCGTCCTGTTCCTCGGTCATGCCGTACTGAGCGGACGCCTGCAGCCGCGTCGGTCCGCCGACTACGTGGTGGTCCTTGGAGCCGGACTCGTCGACGGCGAGGTTTCTCCCCTGCTCGCCGGTCGGCTGGAACGCGCTCTGACCGTGTACCGAGCCCTGCTCGCTCGCGGCAGCCGCCCGACCCTGATCACCTCCGGTGGACGGGGACCGGACGAGGAGCGTTCGGAATCCGAGGCGATGGCGGCCTATCTCTCCGCCCGCGGCGTACCCGCTGACCGGATCCGCCGCGAGGACCGCTCCCGCAACACCGAGGAGAACCTCGCCAACAGCGGCGACATCATGCGCCGCGCGGACCCCGACTACCACTGCACCGTGATCACCAGCGACTTCCACGCCTTCCGCACCGGCCTGCTGATGCGGCGCCTGGGTGTGCGGGGAAGAGCCGCCGGTGCCTGGACCGCGCCCTCGTACTGGCTGGCGGCTGCTCTGCGCGAGTTCGTCGCCGTCCTCTGGTACGACCGGGCGGTGTTCCTGTCCCTGAGCGCCCTTCTCGCCCTCCCCGTACTCGCCGCGCTGCTGCGGTGGTGA
- a CDS encoding alpha/beta fold hydrolase, giving the protein MDVRRRNNVRVTGRADGPVVLLAHGFGCDQNMWRLVLPALARDFRVVLFDYVGSGRSDPGAWSEERYSSLEGYARDVTEVCAELDLRDVVFVGHSVSAMVGVLAAARAPERFSALVMVAPSPCYIDEEGYRGGFSAEDIGELLESLESNYLGWSATMAPVIMGNGDRPELGEELTASFCATDPDMARVFARTTFLSDSRRELKTVAVPTLVLECAQDVIAPREVGAYVQAAIPGSRLVTLDATGHCPQLSAPQATAEAIVDFVGAAR; this is encoded by the coding sequence ATGGACGTTCGTCGCAGGAACAACGTGAGGGTCACTGGTCGGGCGGACGGGCCGGTGGTGCTGCTCGCGCACGGCTTCGGCTGCGACCAGAACATGTGGCGGCTGGTGCTCCCCGCCCTGGCGCGCGACTTCCGGGTGGTGCTGTTCGACTACGTCGGCTCGGGCCGCTCGGATCCGGGCGCGTGGAGCGAGGAGCGCTACAGCTCACTGGAGGGCTACGCCCGCGACGTCACGGAGGTGTGCGCCGAGCTGGACCTGCGGGACGTGGTCTTCGTGGGGCACTCGGTCAGTGCGATGGTCGGGGTGCTGGCGGCGGCGCGGGCCCCGGAGCGGTTCTCCGCGCTGGTGATGGTCGCGCCCTCGCCCTGCTACATCGACGAGGAGGGCTACCGCGGCGGGTTCAGTGCCGAGGACATCGGCGAGCTGCTGGAGTCGCTGGAGTCGAACTACCTCGGCTGGTCGGCGACGATGGCTCCGGTGATCATGGGCAACGGGGACCGGCCCGAGCTGGGCGAGGAACTGACTGCCTCGTTCTGCGCGACCGATCCGGACATGGCCCGGGTCTTCGCCCGCACCACGTTCCTGTCCGACAGCCGCAGGGAGCTGAAGACCGTGGCGGTGCCGACGCTGGTGCTGGAGTGCGCACAGGACGTGATCGCCCCGCGCGAGGTCGGCGCCTACGTACAGGCCGCGATCCCCGGCAGCCGTCTGGTGACCCTGGACGCGACCGGGCACTGCCCCCAGCTGAGTGCGCCGCAGGCCACCGCGGAGGCGATCGTGGACTTCGTCGGCGCCGCCCGGTGA
- a CDS encoding helix-turn-helix transcriptional regulator: MTSDGLGHSLVDATPGEADAVGAVPLVGTGAMLGFLERAAATVAFECLAVLPIEDCTTVTPRAAHHLYQRVLATGAQLRILYPARARSSRGVCDHARWAVARGAAVRTAAVPPPNMLIFDRRLVLLPTDQGDRSKGSALIGDDSVVSALRLSFDQAWSTAEPLGESADRDRPPELTDTERLLLQLLATGSTDERAGKQLGMSLRSVRRMTARLMERLDAVSRFEAGCKAARRGWL, from the coding sequence ATGACATCAGATGGCTTAGGCCACTCCCTTGTTGACGCCACTCCCGGCGAAGCAGACGCGGTCGGGGCGGTGCCGCTGGTGGGCACCGGTGCGATGCTCGGATTCCTGGAGCGGGCGGCTGCGACCGTGGCCTTCGAGTGCCTCGCCGTGCTGCCGATCGAGGACTGCACCACCGTCACCCCCCGCGCCGCCCACCACCTCTACCAGCGGGTGCTGGCCACCGGCGCGCAGCTGCGGATCCTCTACCCGGCGCGTGCCCGGAGCAGCAGGGGCGTCTGCGACCATGCCCGGTGGGCGGTCGCCCGGGGAGCCGCGGTGCGCACCGCGGCGGTCCCGCCCCCGAACATGCTGATCTTCGATCGCAGGCTCGTCCTGCTGCCGACGGACCAGGGCGATCGCAGCAAGGGCTCGGCCCTGATCGGGGACGACAGCGTGGTGTCGGCCCTGCGGCTCTCCTTCGACCAGGCCTGGAGCACCGCCGAACCGCTGGGGGAGTCGGCGGACCGCGATCGGCCGCCGGAGCTGACCGACACCGAACGGCTGCTGCTGCAGCTCCTGGCCACCGGCAGCACCGACGAGCGGGCCGGGAAGCAGTTGGGCATGTCGCTGCGGTCGGTCCGCCGGATGACGGCACGGCTGATGGAGCGTCTGGACGCGGTCAGCCGCTTCGAGGCGGGGTGCAAGGCTGCCCGCAGAGGGTGGCTCTGA
- a CDS encoding PP2C family protein-serine/threonine phosphatase: MCRTDQVPNEPSDRDQDAGATDAAFTSLLEDSAEELYEQAPCGYLSTLMDGTIAKINNTLLDWLGLPRQRVVGRMRFTDLLSVGGKLYHETHFAPMLRMNGEINGIALEIKAAGGSRLPVLVTSKVKTSSDGEPILIRTTVFDARDRRTYEAELLRRHREAEEARRQADADRARLQEALEVLQQSLLPATLPAVPGMEAASYYHTASPDLLGGDFYDLFPLDGTRWAFFLGDVCGKGPKAAAVTSLTRYTLRGAAMHDRDPVSVLRTLNAVLHERYNSGDARYCTSIFGFLEPDGDRTAVQLASGGHPSALIQRADGSADYLPTPGGMLIGILPDAQFTTARTVLSRGDTLLLYTDGLTEARIGPGRDLYGEDALRDFTRAQPPAGPQALVAALTTLLTGFGDGLDDDTALLALGIPATPPAAVGDPLA; encoded by the coding sequence ATGTGCCGCACCGACCAGGTGCCGAACGAGCCCTCGGACCGGGACCAGGACGCGGGGGCCACCGACGCGGCGTTCACCTCGCTCCTGGAGGACAGCGCCGAGGAGCTGTACGAGCAGGCCCCGTGCGGGTACCTGTCCACTCTGATGGACGGCACCATCGCGAAGATCAACAACACGCTGCTGGACTGGCTGGGCCTGCCCCGGCAGCGAGTGGTGGGGCGGATGCGGTTCACCGACCTGCTGAGCGTGGGCGGCAAGCTGTACCACGAGACGCACTTCGCACCGATGCTGCGGATGAACGGCGAGATCAACGGCATCGCCCTGGAGATCAAGGCGGCCGGCGGGTCCCGGCTGCCGGTGCTGGTCACCTCCAAGGTGAAGACCAGCTCCGACGGCGAGCCGATACTGATCCGCACCACGGTCTTCGACGCCCGCGACCGCCGCACCTACGAGGCGGAGCTGCTGCGCCGACACCGCGAGGCAGAAGAGGCCCGCAGACAGGCCGACGCGGACCGGGCGCGCCTGCAGGAAGCCCTGGAAGTACTGCAGCAGAGCCTGCTGCCCGCGACCCTGCCGGCCGTGCCGGGAATGGAGGCCGCCTCCTACTACCACACCGCCTCCCCGGACCTGCTCGGCGGTGACTTCTACGACCTGTTCCCGCTGGACGGCACCCGCTGGGCGTTCTTCCTGGGCGACGTGTGCGGCAAGGGCCCCAAGGCCGCCGCGGTCACCTCGCTGACCCGCTACACCCTGCGCGGCGCCGCGATGCACGACCGCGACCCGGTCAGCGTGCTCAGGACACTGAACGCGGTACTGCACGAGCGGTACAACAGCGGCGACGCCCGCTACTGCACCTCCATCTTCGGCTTCCTGGAGCCCGACGGGGACCGCACCGCCGTACAGCTGGCCTCCGGCGGCCATCCCAGCGCCCTGATCCAGCGCGCCGACGGCAGCGCCGACTACCTGCCCACCCCCGGCGGCATGCTCATCGGCATCCTGCCCGACGCGCAGTTCACAACCGCCCGCACCGTGCTGTCCCGTGGGGACACTCTCCTGCTCTACACCGACGGCCTGACCGAGGCCCGCATCGGCCCCGGCCGCGACCTGTACGGCGAGGACGCCCTGCGCGATTTCACCCGCGCCCAGCCCCCGGCCGGACCGCAGGCGCTGGTCGCCGCGCTGACCACGCTGTTGACCGGGTTCGGTGACGGCCTGGACGACGACACGGCCCTGCTCGCCCTCGGCATCCCCGCCACCCCTCCGGCTGCGGTTGGTGATCCCCTGGCATGA
- the gnd gene encoding phosphogluconate dehydrogenase (NAD(+)-dependent, decarboxylating), whose amino-acid sequence MTTSTPMQLGMVGLGRMGANIVRRLLRDGHSCVVFDTDQDTVKALEAEGAVGASSTADLVGKLTRPRTAWVMVPAGDTTGTVIEELAAHMDSGDTVIDGGNSYYRDDIRRAATLREQGIDLVDCGTSGGVWGIDRGYCLMIGGREEAVDRLRPIFATIAPGMETASRTPGRTGDPDPSEQGFLHCGSHGAGHFVKMVHNGIEYGMMASLAEGLNILQHAGAGELAVQGDAETAPMEEPEFYRFDIDTAAVSEVWRRGSVIESWLLDLTASALFQSPDLKEFTGRVSDSGEGRWTSIAAIDEGVPAPVLTAALYSRFASQRGDEFADRILSAMRKGFGGHEEKS is encoded by the coding sequence ATGACGACAAGCACTCCGATGCAACTCGGTATGGTCGGCCTGGGCCGGATGGGCGCGAACATCGTCCGCCGACTGCTGCGTGACGGCCACAGCTGTGTGGTCTTCGACACCGACCAGGACACCGTCAAGGCACTCGAAGCAGAGGGCGCCGTCGGCGCGAGCTCGACCGCCGACCTGGTCGGCAAGCTCACCCGGCCCCGGACCGCGTGGGTGATGGTTCCGGCGGGTGACACCACCGGAACCGTCATCGAGGAGTTGGCCGCCCACATGGACTCGGGGGACACCGTCATCGACGGTGGCAACTCCTACTACCGCGACGACATCCGCCGGGCTGCCACCCTCCGGGAACAGGGCATCGACCTGGTCGACTGCGGAACCAGCGGCGGAGTGTGGGGCATCGACCGTGGCTACTGCCTCATGATCGGCGGCCGTGAAGAGGCGGTCGACCGGCTCCGGCCGATCTTCGCCACCATCGCCCCCGGCATGGAGACCGCGTCGCGGACCCCCGGGCGCACCGGCGATCCCGACCCCAGCGAGCAGGGCTTCCTGCACTGCGGCTCGCACGGCGCGGGCCACTTCGTGAAGATGGTCCACAACGGCATCGAGTACGGAATGATGGCCTCGCTCGCCGAAGGCCTCAACATCCTCCAGCACGCCGGCGCCGGTGAACTCGCCGTCCAGGGCGACGCCGAGACGGCACCGATGGAAGAGCCCGAGTTCTACCGCTTCGACATCGACACCGCTGCGGTCAGTGAGGTCTGGCGCCGAGGAAGCGTCATCGAGTCCTGGCTGCTGGACCTGACCGCCTCGGCACTGTTCCAGTCCCCCGACCTCAAGGAGTTCACCGGTCGGGTCTCGGACTCCGGGGAGGGGCGGTGGACGTCCATCGCGGCGATCGACGAAGGCGTCCCGGCCCCGGTCCTCACCGCCGCCCTCTACTCCCGCTTCGCCTCGCAGCGCGGGGACGAGTTCGCCGACCGGATCCTTTCGGCGATGCGCAAGGGCTTCGGGGGCCACGAGGAGAAGAGCTGA
- a CDS encoding DUF4193 domain-containing protein yields the protein MASDYDAPRKTDDDADNDSIEELKARRSEKTSSSVDVDDFDAAEGLELPGADLSDEELAVRVLPKQEDEFTCTNCFLVHHRSQLARMKDGQPICRDCD from the coding sequence ATGGCATCCGACTACGACGCGCCGCGCAAGACCGACGACGACGCCGACAACGACAGTATCGAGGAGCTCAAGGCCCGACGGAGCGAGAAGACGTCCAGCAGCGTCGACGTCGACGACTTCGACGCGGCTGAGGGTCTGGAACTGCCGGGCGCGGACCTCTCCGACGAGGAGCTCGCCGTCCGGGTGCTCCCGAAGCAGGAGGACGAATTCACGTGCACGAACTGCTTCCTGGTCCACCACCGCAGCCAACTGGCCAGGATGAAGGACGGTCAGCCGATCTGCCGGGACTGCGACTGA
- the zwf gene encoding glucose-6-phosphate dehydrogenase has product MSESAGRSCDAMVVFGVTGDLAHKMTFPSLYRLEEAGLLDCPIIGVALEDWSPEQLHASMKEAVSADEESVDDKVLQRLVDRLSYLGGDFADQATYQELAHRLEGCSRPLFYLEIPPSLFATVVTQLGRAGLTEGSRVMVEKPFGHDADSAKALNAQLHQVLDEEQILRIDHFLGKQPVLDVSCLRFANTLLEPVWNRDHVAAVQITLAEDFGVEGRGAFYDAVGALRDVVQNHLLQVLALVAMEPARDTGSDALWDAKTEVFRSVADADPADCVRGQYQGYDQVPGVATGSDTETYVALRLEVRNDRWAGVPFFLRAGKELATRTTEVRLIFKQAPPQPFLQLSDEARPNQLVLRIDPDPGMRLTMLSKAADGTGSREVNLDLTFAQELGRPPTPYERLLHDALTGDRSLFTREDAVEETWRILQPLLQQPPAPTPYPRGSWGPEPADGTGEGHLPWQTA; this is encoded by the coding sequence ATGAGTGAGAGCGCAGGTCGGAGTTGCGACGCCATGGTGGTCTTCGGGGTCACCGGGGATCTTGCCCACAAGATGACCTTCCCCTCCCTGTACCGCCTTGAGGAGGCCGGGCTGCTCGACTGCCCGATCATCGGGGTCGCGCTGGAGGACTGGTCACCCGAGCAACTGCACGCCTCGATGAAGGAGGCGGTGAGCGCGGACGAGGAGTCGGTGGACGACAAGGTCCTCCAACGGCTGGTGGACCGGCTCAGCTACCTGGGCGGTGACTTCGCCGACCAGGCCACCTACCAGGAGCTGGCCCACCGGTTGGAGGGCTGCTCCAGGCCGCTGTTCTACCTGGAGATCCCGCCTTCGCTGTTCGCCACAGTGGTGACCCAGCTGGGTCGGGCCGGGCTGACCGAGGGCAGCCGGGTGATGGTCGAGAAGCCGTTCGGCCACGACGCCGACTCGGCCAAGGCGCTCAACGCGCAACTGCACCAGGTCCTGGACGAGGAGCAGATCCTGCGGATCGACCACTTCCTGGGCAAGCAGCCGGTCCTGGACGTGTCGTGCCTGCGCTTCGCCAACACCCTGCTCGAACCCGTGTGGAACCGCGACCACGTGGCCGCGGTGCAGATCACCCTGGCCGAGGACTTCGGGGTCGAGGGCCGCGGCGCGTTCTACGACGCGGTCGGCGCGCTTCGGGACGTGGTCCAGAACCACCTGCTGCAGGTCCTGGCGCTGGTCGCGATGGAACCCGCGCGCGACACCGGCTCGGACGCACTGTGGGACGCCAAGACCGAGGTGTTCCGCTCCGTCGCGGACGCCGACCCCGCGGACTGCGTGCGCGGCCAGTACCAGGGGTACGACCAGGTCCCCGGCGTGGCGACCGGCTCCGATACCGAGACGTACGTGGCGCTGCGCCTGGAGGTCCGCAACGACCGCTGGGCCGGGGTGCCGTTCTTCCTCCGGGCCGGCAAGGAACTCGCCACCCGCACCACCGAGGTCCGGCTGATCTTCAAGCAGGCGCCGCCCCAGCCCTTCCTCCAACTGTCGGACGAGGCCCGGCCCAACCAGCTGGTGCTGCGCATCGACCCTGATCCGGGCATGAGGCTGACGATGCTGTCCAAGGCGGCGGACGGAACCGGCTCCCGGGAGGTGAACCTGGACCTGACGTTCGCCCAGGAACTCGGCAGGCCCCCCACACCCTACGAGCGCCTCCTCCACGACGCGCTGACCGGGGACCGGTCGCTGTTCACCCGGGAGGACGCGGTCGAGGAGACCTGGCGGATCCTGCAACCCCTGCTCCAGCAGCCGCCGGCACCCACGCCCTACCCCCGCGGCAGCTGGGGGCCCGAGCCGGCGGACGGCACCGGCGAGGGCCACCTCCCGTGGCAGACCGCATAG
- a CDS encoding flavodoxin family protein, producing MNRSFVFLLASTRSDGNTELLARAAAEQLPGSTEQRWLDLAQLPLPDYVDARHADRPWPEQTNEELLRQATLGATDIVIVSPLYWYSMSSHAKRYLDYWSKWLATPDPGFKGKMAGRTLWGVTAMAHRQEVVAEPHVLSLHHTAAYMGMHFGGVLLGNGSRPGQVLADEQAMIRAKTFFAQEAPLARFPYEE from the coding sequence GTGAACCGTTCGTTCGTCTTTCTCCTCGCCAGCACCCGATCGGACGGTAACACCGAGCTGCTGGCCCGGGCCGCAGCGGAGCAGCTGCCGGGCAGCACCGAGCAGCGCTGGCTGGACCTGGCACAGCTGCCCCTGCCCGACTACGTGGACGCGCGGCACGCCGACCGGCCCTGGCCCGAGCAGACGAACGAGGAACTGCTGCGGCAGGCGACGCTCGGCGCCACCGACATCGTGATCGTCTCGCCTTTGTACTGGTACTCGATGTCCTCCCACGCCAAGCGCTACCTCGACTACTGGTCGAAGTGGCTGGCCACCCCGGACCCGGGCTTCAAGGGGAAGATGGCCGGACGCACCCTGTGGGGCGTAACGGCGATGGCGCATCGTCAGGAGGTGGTCGCCGAACCTCACGTGCTCAGCCTGCACCACACCGCCGCCTACATGGGCATGCACTTCGGGGGCGTGCTGCTCGGGAACGGCTCCCGGCCGGGGCAAGTACTCGCGGATGAGCAGGCGATGATCCGAGCCAAGACGTTCTTCGCCCAGGAGGCGCCACTCGCTCGCTTCCCCTATGAGGAGTGA
- a CDS encoding STAS domain-containing protein: protein MIPLKIHTRGAATGPVLEITGDLDHATAPALRQCLATVALTPGQCLVLDLSGLDFCDSSGITALLTARSLATAQGADMALAAVPANTTRILRITGLDRVFVLHPDTETATRPPDVPVTGDRPA from the coding sequence ATGATTCCGCTGAAAATTCACACCCGCGGCGCTGCCACCGGTCCCGTACTGGAGATCACCGGCGACCTTGACCATGCAACCGCCCCCGCCTTGCGTCAGTGCCTCGCCACCGTCGCCCTCACCCCGGGACAGTGCCTGGTCCTGGACCTGTCCGGCCTGGACTTCTGCGACTCCAGCGGCATCACCGCCCTGCTGACCGCCCGCAGCCTCGCCACCGCGCAGGGAGCCGACATGGCCCTGGCGGCCGTGCCCGCCAACACCACCCGCATCCTGCGGATCACCGGCCTGGACCGCGTCTTCGTCCTCCACCCCGACACCGAAACCGCCACCCGGCCCCCCGACGTCCCGGTCACCGGAGACCGGCCGGCCTGA